In Rhizobium sp. N324, a single genomic region encodes these proteins:
- a CDS encoding acetate/propionate family kinase — MSSTDLLLTFNAGSSTVKIGIFAMDGEKARRIGKGVIDFRAEPLSLGLVKGSLTFDVPLRAEVTEDLHDVIDETFALLADHFDVAATRAAGHRVVHGGDRFTRAIALDDAAIDAVDALTPLAPLHQPQALRLIRALRHLKPQLAQTASFDTAFHATQDDLVRRFAIPRALHDEGVKRFGFHGLSYKFIAAELIRRAPDAVKAVVAHLGSGASLCALDQGVSRDCSMGFSTLDGIPMATRPGALDPGVILHLAGERKQSFEEIEDLLYHRSGLLGISGISADTRDLLNDSRPEARQAIDLFTLRIAGEIGRMAATLGGLDAVVFTAGIGEHQPEIRAGVAKRLSWLGLSIDEQANSANALTISTGESRIAAHVIATDEEQVIADEALSILGTG, encoded by the coding sequence ATGTCATCGACCGACCTGCTCCTGACCTTCAACGCCGGCTCCTCGACCGTCAAGATCGGTATCTTCGCGATGGATGGCGAGAAGGCGCGGCGCATCGGCAAAGGCGTGATCGATTTCCGCGCCGAACCGCTCTCGCTCGGCCTTGTCAAAGGATCGCTGACATTCGACGTGCCGTTGAGAGCCGAGGTAACGGAAGACCTGCACGACGTCATCGATGAGACCTTCGCGCTTCTTGCCGATCATTTCGACGTTGCCGCCACCCGCGCCGCCGGCCACCGCGTCGTCCATGGCGGCGACCGTTTCACCAGGGCGATCGCCCTCGACGACGCCGCAATCGATGCTGTCGATGCACTGACACCGCTGGCACCCCTGCATCAGCCGCAGGCGCTGCGCCTCATCCGCGCGCTCCGGCATCTGAAGCCGCAACTTGCCCAGACGGCCTCCTTCGACACCGCCTTCCACGCCACGCAGGATGATCTCGTTCGCCGCTTCGCCATTCCCCGCGCGCTGCACGACGAGGGCGTCAAGCGTTTCGGTTTCCATGGCCTGTCCTATAAATTCATCGCCGCCGAGCTGATCCGCAGGGCGCCGGACGCGGTCAAGGCGGTGGTCGCCCATCTCGGCAGCGGCGCCAGCCTCTGTGCGCTGGATCAGGGCGTCAGCCGCGATTGCAGCATGGGCTTTTCCACGCTCGACGGCATCCCGATGGCGACGCGCCCGGGTGCACTCGATCCCGGCGTCATTCTGCATCTGGCAGGGGAAAGAAAACAATCCTTCGAAGAGATAGAAGACCTGCTCTATCACCGCTCCGGCCTGCTCGGCATCTCCGGCATCAGCGCCGACACCCGCGACCTTTTGAACGACAGCCGGCCGGAGGCGCGCCAGGCTATCGACCTCTTCACGCTGCGCATCGCCGGCGAAATCGGCCGCATGGCGGCAACGCTCGGCGGCCTTGACGCCGTCGTCTTCACCGCCGGCATCGGCGAACATCAGCCGGAGATCCGCGCCGGCGTGGCCAAGCGGCTCTCCTGGCTCGGCCTTTCGATCGACGAACAGGCCAATAGCGCCAATGCGCTCACAATCAGCACTGGAGAAAGCCGCATCGCGGCCCATGTCATCGCCACCGACGAGGAGCAGGTCATCGCCGATGAGGCGCTGTCCATACTCGGCACCGGCTGA
- a CDS encoding phosphoketolase family protein: MEKHVSTAALTDAELTLIDRYWRAANYLSVGQIYLLANPLLRQPLKPEHIKPRLLGHWGTTPGLNFIYAHLNRLIRARDLDVIYICGPGHGGPGMVANTYLEGSYSEIYPDISEDAEGMRKLFRQFSFPGGIPSHAAPETPGSIHEGGELGYALVHAYGAAFDNPDLIVACVVGDGEAETGPLAASWHSNKFLNPARDGAVLPILHLNGYKIANPTILGRAADDDLRRLFEGYGYEPFFVEGHEPGDMHQQMAATLDQIFDRIRDIQRQARGGKALDGCPRWPMIVLRSPKGWTGPKEVDGKKVEGFWRAHQVPVSNCRESESHRKILEDWMRGYHPEDLFDVDGRLKPELRALAPAGKRRMGANPHANGGLLRKELVVPDIRDYAVDIGKRGSAMVQSTEILGHYLRDTMKRNAEAANFRIFGPDETESNRLGSVFEVTGRVWMEDIEPYEVHLSRDGRVMEVLSEHLCQGWLEGYLLTGRHGLFSCYEAFIHIIDSMFNQHAKWLKVTRELAWRKPISSLNYLLTSHVWRQDHNGFSHQDPGFVDLVANKKADIVRIYLPPDANTLLWVGDHCLRTYDRINVIVAGKQPEPQWLSMDEAVKHCEAGIGIWRWASNEEDAAAPDLVMACAGDVPTMETLAAVALLRKAIPELKIRTVNVVDLLALQSSDQHPHGLSDEAFDAIFTSDKPVIFAYHGYPYLIHRLTYKRTNHENIHVRGFIEEGTTTTPFDMTVLNELDRYHLAIEAIERVPGLKEKAGEALAAFRRKLSEHHDYVREHGEDMPEVRDWAWPAT, translated from the coding sequence ATGGAAAAGCATGTCTCGACCGCCGCTCTGACCGACGCCGAACTCACCCTGATCGACCGCTACTGGCGGGCCGCCAACTATCTCTCGGTCGGCCAGATCTACCTGCTCGCCAATCCGCTGCTGCGCCAGCCGCTGAAACCCGAACACATCAAGCCCCGCCTGCTCGGCCATTGGGGCACGACACCCGGCCTCAACTTCATCTATGCGCATCTGAACCGGCTCATCCGCGCCCGCGATCTCGACGTCATCTATATATGCGGCCCCGGTCACGGTGGGCCGGGCATGGTTGCCAATACCTATCTCGAAGGCAGCTACAGCGAGATCTATCCCGATATTTCCGAGGATGCCGAAGGCATGCGCAAGCTCTTCCGGCAATTCTCCTTCCCCGGTGGCATCCCGAGCCATGCGGCGCCGGAAACGCCGGGATCGATCCATGAGGGCGGCGAACTCGGTTACGCCCTCGTCCATGCCTATGGCGCCGCCTTCGACAATCCCGATCTGATCGTCGCCTGCGTCGTCGGTGACGGCGAGGCCGAAACCGGGCCGCTTGCCGCGAGCTGGCATTCCAACAAATTCCTCAATCCCGCCCGCGACGGCGCCGTGCTGCCGATCCTGCACCTGAACGGCTACAAGATCGCCAACCCGACCATTCTCGGCCGTGCCGCTGACGATGATCTCCGCCGTCTTTTCGAAGGCTACGGCTACGAACCCTTCTTCGTCGAAGGCCATGAGCCGGGCGACATGCATCAGCAGATGGCTGCGACGCTGGACCAGATCTTCGACCGCATCCGCGACATTCAGCGCCAGGCCCGTGGCGGCAAGGCTCTGGACGGCTGCCCACGCTGGCCGATGATCGTGTTGCGCAGTCCCAAGGGCTGGACGGGCCCGAAGGAGGTTGACGGCAAGAAGGTGGAAGGCTTCTGGCGCGCCCATCAGGTGCCGGTTTCCAACTGCCGCGAGAGTGAGAGCCATCGCAAAATTCTCGAAGACTGGATGCGCGGTTATCACCCAGAAGACCTGTTCGACGTCGACGGCCGGCTGAAACCCGAGCTGCGGGCACTCGCCCCTGCCGGCAAACGCCGCATGGGCGCCAATCCGCACGCCAATGGCGGCTTGCTGCGCAAGGAATTGGTCGTTCCCGATATCCGGGACTATGCCGTCGATATCGGCAAGCGCGGCAGCGCCATGGTGCAATCGACGGAGATCCTCGGCCACTATCTGCGCGACACTATGAAGCGCAATGCCGAGGCAGCCAATTTCCGGATCTTCGGCCCCGACGAAACGGAATCGAACCGCCTCGGCAGCGTCTTCGAGGTCACCGGCCGTGTCTGGATGGAGGATATCGAACCGTACGAGGTCCACCTCTCACGGGACGGGCGCGTCATGGAGGTTCTGAGCGAACACCTCTGCCAGGGCTGGCTGGAAGGCTATCTTTTGACCGGCCGCCACGGCCTCTTCTCCTGCTACGAGGCCTTCATCCACATCATCGATTCCATGTTCAACCAGCACGCCAAATGGCTGAAAGTGACGCGCGAACTTGCATGGCGAAAGCCGATCTCGTCGCTCAATTACCTGCTGACCTCGCATGTCTGGCGCCAGGACCATAACGGCTTCAGCCATCAGGATCCCGGTTTCGTCGATCTCGTCGCCAACAAAAAGGCCGACATCGTCCGCATCTATCTGCCGCCGGATGCCAACACCCTGCTCTGGGTCGGCGACCATTGCCTGCGCACCTATGACCGCATCAACGTGATCGTCGCCGGTAAACAACCGGAACCGCAATGGCTGTCGATGGACGAAGCGGTGAAACATTGCGAGGCCGGCATCGGCATCTGGCGCTGGGCAAGCAACGAGGAAGACGCCGCCGCGCCCGACCTCGTGATGGCCTGCGCCGGCGACGTGCCGACGATGGAGACGCTTGCCGCCGTCGCCCTCTTGCGCAAGGCCATTCCCGAGCTGAAGATCCGCACCGTCAACGTCGTCGACCTGCTGGCGCTGCAATCCAGCGACCAGCATCCGCATGGCCTTTCCGACGAGGCCTTCGACGCGATCTTCACGTCAGATAAGCCGGTGATTTTCGCCTATCATGGCTATCCCTACCTCATCCACCGCCTGACCTATAAGCGCACCAACCACGAAAACATCCACGTCCGTGGCTTCATCGAAGAGGGCACGACGACGACACCCTTCGACATGACCGTCCTCAACGAACTCGACCGCTACCACCTCGCGATCGAAGCGATCGAGCGTGTACCGGGTCTCAAGGAAAAAGCGGGGGAAGCCCTCGCCGCCTTCCGCCGCAAGCTTTCGGAACACCACGACTATGTGCGCGAACATGGCGAGGACATGCCGGAGGTGCGGGACTGGGCATGGCCGGCAACGTGA
- a CDS encoding helix-turn-helix domain-containing protein, producing MSRHIPTYELYGENVGRSPEFWLHCETIRSRSSLHQWEIRLHRHESFFQILYIEAGSGDAIFGESSHAIRPPAVITVPPGLNHGFRFSRDVDGLVITILRSHLSHPPGERSHLGEWLATPQLTRLDPDDAEAAHVMQTLRRLGDEFENRRSGRNEVLAAYVALALRLTARISHEGNSQELASNENERRMDMLGELIQQHFRSHKPASFYARELGVSPTHLTRIVRSMTGSTPHELIAAKLVEEARRQLVFTLGSVQEIGFRLGFADPAYFSRFFLKYAGETPRVWRMTEKARLDRA from the coding sequence ATGAGCAGGCATATACCGACCTACGAGCTCTACGGCGAAAACGTCGGACGATCGCCGGAATTTTGGTTGCATTGCGAAACAATTCGCTCCCGCAGCAGTCTGCATCAATGGGAGATCCGGCTGCACCGCCACGAAAGCTTCTTTCAGATATTGTACATCGAAGCCGGTTCGGGCGATGCAATCTTCGGTGAGAGCAGCCATGCCATCCGGCCGCCGGCGGTCATTACGGTTCCCCCGGGGCTCAATCATGGCTTTCGTTTTTCGCGCGATGTCGACGGTCTTGTCATCACCATATTGCGGTCCCATCTCAGCCATCCACCCGGCGAGCGGAGCCATCTCGGCGAATGGCTGGCGACGCCGCAGCTGACGCGGCTCGATCCTGATGATGCCGAGGCTGCCCATGTGATGCAGACGTTGCGACGGCTGGGCGACGAATTCGAAAATCGCCGCAGTGGCCGCAACGAGGTTTTGGCAGCCTACGTCGCCTTGGCGCTGCGGCTGACGGCACGGATTTCTCATGAGGGGAATTCGCAGGAGCTTGCGTCAAACGAAAACGAGCGACGGATGGACATGCTGGGCGAGCTCATTCAGCAGCATTTTCGATCCCACAAGCCCGCATCCTTCTATGCCAGGGAGCTCGGGGTTTCGCCGACGCATCTCACCCGGATCGTCCGGTCGATGACCGGCAGCACGCCGCACGAGTTGATCGCCGCCAAACTCGTTGAGGAGGCGAGGCGTCAGCTTGTTTTTACGCTGGGCAGCGTTCAGGAAATCGGATTCCGCCTCGGCTTCGCCGACCCCGCCTATTTCTCGCGCTTCTTCCTGAAATATGCCGGCGAAACGCCACGAGTCTGGCGCATGACGGAAAAGGCCCGACTCGACCGCGCATAA